From a single Planctellipticum variicoloris genomic region:
- a CDS encoding efflux RND transporter periplasmic adaptor subunit produces the protein MSRSLRSRILGVVGVLAVLAGLAWLLRPLPVEVDLVEVTRGPLIVTVDEDGRTRVRERYVVASPLAGRLQRVTLKSGDPVVADETIVATIEASDATLLDDRARAETEARLKAAEAHRDQAATTIERAQDAAEVARSTYARAEQLAASGAITREELDELRLKYQLATHDERAAQFGLKIAEFELAQAQAALTRFTPRDGAPAVLYRQEIRAPITGSVFRVFEESSKVVEAGARLIELGDPADLEVEIDVLSVDAVKIRPGARVLLNHWGGDHPLEARVRIVEPSAFTKISALGIEEQRVWIIADIVTPAAERGSLGDGFRVEASIVTREETDVIKVPAGTVFRTGDQWTVYRVQDSHARLQPVEVGISNDAETQILEGLEPGDQLVLHPSDRVTPDCRITPRKP, from the coding sequence ATGTCGAGGTCTTTGCGGAGCAGGATTCTCGGAGTCGTCGGCGTCCTGGCGGTTCTCGCCGGTCTGGCCTGGCTGCTGCGCCCGCTGCCGGTGGAAGTCGATCTGGTCGAAGTGACTCGCGGCCCGTTGATCGTGACGGTTGACGAAGATGGCCGGACCCGCGTCCGCGAACGCTACGTCGTCGCGTCCCCCCTGGCGGGACGGCTGCAGCGAGTGACGCTGAAGAGCGGCGATCCGGTTGTCGCCGACGAGACCATCGTCGCGACCATTGAGGCCAGCGATGCAACTTTGCTCGACGACCGCGCCCGGGCTGAAACGGAAGCCCGGTTGAAGGCGGCCGAGGCTCACCGCGACCAGGCCGCCACGACGATTGAACGGGCGCAGGACGCCGCCGAAGTGGCGCGATCGACCTACGCGCGGGCCGAGCAGTTGGCTGCGTCCGGAGCGATCACCCGCGAAGAACTCGACGAACTGCGACTCAAGTATCAGCTCGCCACGCACGACGAGCGGGCGGCGCAGTTCGGTCTGAAGATCGCCGAGTTCGAACTGGCGCAAGCCCAGGCGGCGCTCACCCGCTTCACGCCGCGCGACGGCGCACCGGCCGTGCTGTATCGCCAGGAAATCCGCGCCCCGATCACCGGGAGCGTGTTCCGCGTGTTCGAAGAGAGCTCGAAGGTCGTCGAGGCCGGCGCCAGGCTCATCGAGCTGGGCGATCCCGCCGACCTGGAGGTCGAAATCGACGTCCTTTCCGTCGACGCCGTGAAGATCCGACCCGGGGCCCGCGTCCTGCTCAATCACTGGGGAGGCGACCATCCGCTCGAAGCCCGCGTCAGGATCGTGGAGCCCTCCGCTTTCACGAAGATCTCGGCCCTCGGCATCGAAGAACAGCGGGTCTGGATCATCGCGGATATCGTCACCCCCGCCGCCGAACGGGGCTCGCTGGGCGACGGCTTTCGCGTCGAAGCCTCCATCGTCACCCGTGAAGAAACGGACGTGATCAAAGTCCCCGCCGGCACCGTCTTCCGTACCGGCGACCAGTGGACCGTCTATCGCGTTCAGGACAGTCACGCTCGCCTCCAGCCAGTCGAAGTCGGCATCTCCAACGACGCCGAAACGCAGATTCTGGAAGGCCTCGAACCAGGCGATCAGCTCGTCCTGCACCCCAGCGACCGCGTCACCCCCGACTGCCGCATCACACCGCGCAAACCCTAG
- a CDS encoding cellulase family glycosylhydrolase: MPCLKWFLWLMMTCGNSAAWATEPLPWIRVSNDGKGFVEVETGKPFVPWGVNYDHDETGRLLEGYWDAEWDAVEGDFAEIRELGANAVRIHLQFGKFMEAIDRPNEAALRQLDRLVKLAEENRLYLDLTGLACYHKQDVPAWYDELDEAQRWAAQATFWRAVAGRVKESPAIFCLDLMNEPVVPGGKRADKDWLGPAFAGKHFVQVITLDQAGRPRPAIAKLWIDRLVVAIREVNDRHLITVGLVDWSLDRPGLTSGFVPSKVSDKLDFLCVHLYAEKGKVDEALKTLEGFQIGKPVVIEEMFPLKCSPRELDEFVERSRPLAAGWFSFYWGKEPARLKGSDQFVDALLLQWLDVFQQRGAKLRGMP; the protein is encoded by the coding sequence ATGCCCTGCCTGAAATGGTTTCTCTGGCTGATGATGACATGCGGCAATTCGGCCGCCTGGGCCACCGAGCCGCTGCCCTGGATTCGCGTGTCGAACGACGGCAAAGGCTTCGTCGAGGTCGAGACCGGCAAGCCGTTTGTGCCGTGGGGTGTCAATTACGACCACGACGAGACCGGCCGGCTGCTGGAAGGCTACTGGGACGCGGAGTGGGACGCGGTCGAAGGAGATTTCGCGGAGATTCGTGAGCTTGGCGCGAACGCGGTGCGGATTCATCTGCAGTTCGGTAAGTTCATGGAGGCGATCGACCGCCCCAACGAGGCGGCGCTGCGGCAGCTCGACCGGCTGGTGAAGCTGGCGGAGGAGAACCGGCTGTATCTCGATCTCACCGGACTGGCCTGTTATCACAAGCAGGATGTGCCGGCGTGGTATGACGAGCTCGACGAGGCTCAGCGCTGGGCGGCGCAGGCGACTTTCTGGCGGGCGGTCGCCGGGCGGGTGAAGGAGAGTCCGGCGATCTTCTGCCTGGACCTGATGAACGAGCCGGTCGTCCCCGGCGGCAAACGGGCTGATAAGGACTGGCTGGGGCCGGCGTTTGCCGGGAAGCATTTCGTGCAGGTGATCACGCTGGACCAGGCGGGGCGGCCGCGGCCGGCGATTGCAAAGTTGTGGATCGACCGCCTGGTGGTCGCCATTCGAGAGGTCAACGACCGCCATCTGATCACGGTGGGGCTGGTGGACTGGAGTCTTGACCGGCCGGGGCTGACGTCGGGGTTTGTGCCTTCGAAGGTGAGCGACAAGCTCGACTTCCTGTGTGTCCATCTTTATGCCGAGAAGGGCAAAGTCGACGAGGCGCTGAAGACGCTGGAAGGCTTTCAGATCGGCAAGCCGGTGGTGATCGAGGAGATGTTTCCGCTGAAGTGTTCGCCGCGGGAGCTCGATGAGTTTGTCGAGCGATCGCGGCCGCTGGCGGCGGGCTGGTTCAGTTTCTACTGGGGGAAGGAACCGGCGCGGCTGAAAGGATCGGACCAGTTTGTCGACGCCTTGCTGCTGCAGTGGCTGGACGTGTTTCAGCAGCGGGGGGCGAAGCTTCGCGGGATGCCGTGA
- a CDS encoding TIGR03067 domain-containing protein, translating into MRLGIAIGLAMSLVMCVGAVQGEDSVQGAWKLSSGEAQGKPLTEKEIKNAKLVIKGDEYHFTLDGGEAITGTQTLDSTAKIKTIDIKDASGPNKGKTCLGIYELKGDEFRVAFAPPGKARPTKFATAPDSGNWVHVWKRVKE; encoded by the coding sequence ATGCGACTTGGAATTGCAATTGGCCTGGCGATGAGTCTGGTGATGTGCGTCGGCGCGGTCCAGGGCGAAGACTCGGTACAGGGGGCCTGGAAACTCAGCTCCGGGGAGGCCCAGGGCAAGCCGCTCACGGAGAAGGAAATCAAGAACGCGAAACTGGTCATCAAGGGAGACGAGTACCACTTTACGCTCGACGGCGGCGAAGCCATCACCGGAACGCAGACCCTGGACTCGACGGCCAAGATCAAGACGATCGATATCAAGGACGCCAGCGGCCCCAATAAGGGCAAGACCTGTCTGGGAATCTACGAACTGAAAGGAGATGAATTCCGCGTCGCGTTTGCTCCGCCCGGCAAGGCCCGGCCGACAAAGTTCGCGACCGCTCCCGACAGCGGCAACTGGGTCCATGTGTGGAAGCGAGTGAAGGAATAG
- a CDS encoding gfo/Idh/MocA family oxidoreductase: MSESQPAGLSRRDLLKNTGRAAAATAFVGSAMSHVYAGSDDTIQIALVGCGGRGTGALGNALSREKGPVKLVAMADVFEDKLKNSYESINTQYEKKIDVPADRKFIGFDGYKQAMDALKPGDIVVLTTPVAFRWVHFTYAIQKGLNVFMEKPITVDGPSTRKMLALGEESVKKNLKVGVGLMCRHCHARGELFNRIQDGEIGELEMLRAYRMAGPTGSAFVNKKPEGISELMYQIRNFHGFLWASGGGFSDFLIHNIDECCWMKDAWPVEAKASGGRHYRGDYVDQNFDNYEVEYTFNDGAKLFLNGRTMPGCYNEFASYAHGSKGSAIISTSGHAPSRARMYNSQRIGNKDDLIWAAKQPEPNPYDVEWDDLLDAIRNDKPYNEVKRGAEASLVTAMGRMAAHTGRIVTYDEMLNSENDFAPNVDQLTLDGPSPLMADAEGKYPVPMPGIKTDTEY, encoded by the coding sequence GTGAGTGAATCCCAACCCGCCGGCCTGTCACGCCGCGATCTTCTCAAGAATACCGGCCGCGCCGCTGCGGCCACCGCCTTCGTCGGGTCGGCCATGTCCCACGTCTACGCCGGCTCGGACGACACCATCCAGATCGCCCTCGTCGGCTGCGGCGGCCGCGGCACCGGCGCCCTCGGCAACGCCCTCTCGCGGGAGAAAGGTCCCGTCAAGCTTGTCGCCATGGCCGACGTCTTCGAAGACAAGCTCAAGAACAGCTACGAAAGCATCAACACCCAGTACGAGAAAAAGATCGACGTCCCCGCCGATCGCAAGTTCATCGGCTTCGACGGCTACAAGCAGGCCATGGACGCCCTCAAGCCCGGCGATATCGTCGTCCTGACGACCCCCGTCGCCTTCCGCTGGGTCCACTTCACCTACGCCATCCAGAAGGGCCTCAACGTCTTCATGGAGAAGCCGATCACCGTCGACGGCCCCAGCACCCGCAAGATGCTGGCCCTCGGCGAAGAGTCGGTCAAGAAGAACCTCAAGGTCGGCGTCGGCCTGATGTGCCGCCACTGCCATGCCCGCGGCGAACTGTTTAACCGTATCCAGGACGGCGAGATCGGCGAGCTGGAAATGCTCCGCGCCTATCGCATGGCCGGCCCGACCGGTTCCGCGTTTGTCAACAAGAAGCCGGAAGGAATTTCCGAGCTGATGTACCAGATCCGCAACTTCCACGGCTTCCTGTGGGCCAGCGGCGGCGGATTCAGCGATTTCCTCATCCACAACATCGACGAGTGCTGCTGGATGAAGGACGCCTGGCCCGTCGAAGCCAAGGCCTCTGGCGGACGTCACTACCGCGGCGACTACGTCGATCAGAACTTCGACAACTATGAAGTCGAATACACCTTCAACGACGGCGCCAAGCTGTTTCTCAACGGCCGGACCATGCCCGGCTGCTACAACGAGTTCGCCAGCTACGCCCACGGCAGCAAGGGCTCGGCGATCATCTCGACCTCCGGTCACGCGCCGTCACGGGCCCGGATGTACAATTCACAGCGGATTGGCAACAAAGACGATCTGATCTGGGCCGCCAAGCAGCCCGAGCCGAATCCCTACGACGTCGAATGGGACGACCTGCTCGACGCCATCCGGAACGACAAGCCTTATAACGAGGTCAAGCGCGGCGCCGAAGCCAGCCTCGTCACCGCCATGGGCCGCATGGCCGCCCACACCGGCCGGATCGTGACCTATGACGAGATGCTCAACAGCGAAAACGACTTCGCTCCCAACGTCGATCAACTGACCCTCGACGGCCCCTCCCCCCTCATGGCGGACGCCGAGGGGAAATACCCGGTCCCGATGCCGGGCATCAAAACCGATACCGAGTACTAA
- a CDS encoding GntR family transcriptional regulator, whose protein sequence is MPAATPTAAADHGRRREAIAEALLADIFDGRLQAGQHLVTQELAERYGVSHTPIREALIQVSAMGLVDVVPNRGATVRSVGPRDVRDVCQVRRALECEAVRSACGRIDLKELSELATGFRKLLDAPARGAARLMARGRDLDTRLHDVIRSSCGNLFLAQELARLALLFRAFRDLSYRHVSARDDYRRVSVEAREHLAIAEALLEGDAREAARAMSDHIRSGMKYWSRALPELPAARDLSPEGPTTVRRRTRSSLP, encoded by the coding sequence GTGCCTGCTGCGACGCCGACTGCTGCCGCCGATCATGGTCGCCGACGCGAAGCGATCGCGGAGGCGCTGCTGGCCGACATTTTTGACGGCCGATTGCAGGCGGGACAGCACTTGGTGACGCAGGAACTGGCCGAGCGGTATGGGGTCAGTCACACGCCGATCCGCGAGGCGCTGATCCAGGTCTCGGCGATGGGGCTGGTCGACGTGGTTCCCAATCGCGGCGCAACGGTACGATCGGTTGGCCCTCGCGATGTGCGCGACGTCTGCCAGGTCCGGCGGGCGCTGGAATGCGAAGCCGTCCGCAGCGCCTGCGGGCGGATTGACCTGAAGGAACTGTCGGAGCTGGCGACCGGGTTTCGGAAACTGCTCGACGCCCCCGCCCGGGGGGCGGCGCGGCTGATGGCGCGGGGGCGGGATCTGGATACCCGGCTGCATGATGTGATCCGGTCGTCGTGCGGCAATCTGTTTCTGGCTCAGGAGCTGGCCCGGCTGGCGCTGCTGTTCCGGGCGTTTCGAGACCTGTCGTATCGGCATGTCTCGGCTCGCGACGACTATCGTCGAGTGAGCGTCGAAGCCCGGGAGCACCTGGCGATTGCCGAGGCGCTCTTGGAGGGAGATGCGCGGGAGGCCGCGCGGGCGATGTCCGACCATATTCGATCGGGAATGAAATACTGGAGTCGGGCTTTGCCGGAACTGCCGGCGGCCCGTGACCTTTCCCCGGAGGGGCCGACGACGGTTCGCCGGCGCACCAGGAGCTCGCTGCCATGA
- a CDS encoding DUF1553 domain-containing protein, which yields MTVWIRICGLTCLSLLAGELYAVEAPLKYNRDVRPILAEYCFACHGPDSAARKADLRLDQRDAAIAKSAFVPGKPAESELLNRIVSNDPDEVMPPPATKKVLSAADKETLKRWIAEGAEYEPHWSLIAPVRPALPAVKQENWVRNPIDRFVLAKLELVGLSPAPEADRRTLARRASLDLTGLPPAPKLVEEFVADSRPDAYERLVDRLLESEQWGEHRGRYWMDYARYGDSHGIHFDNYREMWAYRDWVIAAFNRNQPYDQFTIEQLAGDLLPNRTLDQQIATGFNRCNITTSEGGTIPEEYLVSYTRDRTETTAAVWLGLSANCAMCHDHKFDPLTQREVYELAAFFNNTTQAAMDGNVKDTPPIVVVPKPEDRIRWGQLDGELAAARQAVDQRKQGARGEFDAWLATAKPEEFAGTLPTEGLQLQIPADDGPGETLKYTLNGTARSAKLTKAVEWQPGQTSAQALYLANGGVAEIPEAGDFDLNQPFAVGAWVKLPANDGAGAIVARMDDQHDYRGWDLWIEGRRVGMHLIHRWQDDALKVVSKKQVTANEWTHVFVTYDGSQKAAGIKVYINGVEEPTNVQADKLQNTTRTTVPLKVAQRNTGSPLTGATLNDVRIYGRALPAAEVSALAKSSRLAALVAKVADQRSDAEKNELYDWWLAAKDGPFQAATASLRTLEREQADIKARGTITHVMQEKNEPAKAYVLFRGEYDKRRDEVSPGTPKMLPAFPAELPRNRLGFAKWLLLPEHPLTSRVTVNRFWQEVFGTGLVRTTGDFGVAGELPSDPELLDWLAIEFREKGWDVKQLFRLMVTSAAYRQSAAVTPDKLQQDPSNRLLSRGPRFRMDAEMVRDYALAASGLLVQKLGGPSVRPYQPDGVWEAVAMLGSNTRDYRRDTGEGLYRRSLYTFVKRAAPPASMDIFNATAREVCTVRRERTNTPLQALVTLNDPQFVEAARILAQKTLKEGGATEDAKLDTLAERLLARPLRAEERPVVRQSLGDLLAYYSAHPEEAKQLLAVGDAKADETLDPGVLAGWTMLTNELLNLDEVLNK from the coding sequence ATGACGGTCTGGATTCGAATCTGCGGTCTGACGTGTTTGAGCCTGCTGGCGGGCGAACTGTACGCCGTAGAGGCTCCGTTGAAATACAACCGGGACGTCCGGCCGATTCTGGCGGAGTACTGTTTCGCGTGTCACGGTCCGGATTCCGCGGCGCGGAAGGCCGATCTGCGGCTCGACCAGCGGGACGCGGCGATAGCGAAGTCGGCGTTTGTGCCGGGGAAACCGGCGGAAAGCGAACTTCTGAATCGGATCGTCTCGAACGATCCGGACGAGGTGATGCCGCCCCCTGCGACGAAGAAAGTTCTGTCGGCGGCGGACAAGGAGACACTGAAGCGATGGATTGCGGAAGGGGCCGAATACGAGCCGCACTGGTCGCTGATTGCGCCGGTCCGGCCGGCGCTGCCGGCCGTCAAGCAGGAAAACTGGGTGCGCAATCCGATCGACCGGTTCGTGCTGGCGAAGCTGGAGCTGGTCGGGCTGAGCCCGGCACCCGAGGCCGATCGGCGGACGCTGGCCCGTCGGGCGAGCCTGGATCTGACCGGACTGCCGCCGGCGCCGAAGCTGGTGGAGGAATTCGTCGCGGATTCGCGACCGGACGCCTACGAACGGCTGGTCGATCGTCTGCTGGAGAGCGAGCAGTGGGGCGAGCACCGGGGGCGGTACTGGATGGACTATGCCCGCTACGGCGATTCGCACGGCATTCACTTCGACAATTATCGCGAGATGTGGGCTTACCGGGACTGGGTGATTGCGGCGTTCAACCGGAACCAGCCCTACGACCAGTTCACGATCGAGCAGCTCGCGGGGGATCTGCTGCCGAACCGCACGCTCGATCAGCAGATCGCGACGGGCTTCAATCGCTGCAACATTACTACCAGCGAAGGGGGGACGATTCCCGAAGAGTATCTGGTGAGCTACACGCGGGACCGGACGGAGACGACCGCGGCGGTCTGGCTGGGGCTCTCGGCGAACTGCGCGATGTGTCACGATCACAAGTTCGACCCGCTGACGCAGCGGGAAGTCTACGAACTGGCGGCGTTTTTTAATAATACGACGCAGGCCGCGATGGACGGCAACGTGAAGGACACGCCGCCGATCGTCGTCGTGCCGAAGCCGGAAGATCGTATCCGCTGGGGACAGCTCGACGGCGAACTGGCCGCGGCGCGGCAGGCCGTCGACCAGCGGAAGCAGGGGGCGCGGGGTGAGTTCGATGCGTGGCTGGCGACTGCGAAACCGGAGGAATTCGCCGGCACGCTGCCGACGGAAGGTCTGCAACTGCAGATCCCTGCGGACGACGGTCCTGGGGAGACGTTGAAGTACACGCTTAACGGGACGGCCAGATCGGCGAAGCTGACGAAAGCCGTGGAATGGCAGCCGGGTCAGACGTCGGCCCAGGCGCTGTACCTCGCGAACGGCGGCGTGGCGGAGATTCCTGAGGCCGGGGATTTCGATCTCAATCAGCCGTTTGCCGTGGGGGCCTGGGTCAAGCTGCCGGCGAATGACGGGGCGGGGGCGATCGTCGCCCGGATGGACGACCAGCACGACTACCGCGGCTGGGATCTGTGGATCGAGGGGCGGCGGGTCGGAATGCACCTGATTCATCGCTGGCAGGACGATGCGCTGAAAGTGGTCTCGAAGAAGCAGGTCACGGCGAACGAATGGACTCACGTGTTCGTGACGTACGACGGATCGCAGAAGGCGGCGGGGATCAAAGTCTACATCAACGGCGTCGAAGAACCGACGAACGTGCAGGCCGACAAGCTGCAGAACACGACGCGGACGACCGTGCCGCTGAAAGTGGCTCAACGCAACACGGGCAGTCCGCTGACCGGGGCAACGCTGAACGACGTGCGGATTTATGGTCGCGCGTTGCCGGCCGCGGAAGTCAGTGCGCTGGCGAAGTCCAGCCGGCTGGCGGCGCTGGTTGCAAAGGTTGCCGATCAGCGGAGCGATGCCGAGAAGAACGAGCTGTATGACTGGTGGCTGGCCGCGAAGGACGGACCGTTCCAGGCGGCGACGGCGAGTCTGCGGACGCTGGAACGGGAGCAGGCGGATATCAAAGCCCGTGGCACGATTACGCACGTGATGCAGGAAAAGAACGAGCCGGCGAAGGCGTATGTGCTGTTCCGCGGCGAGTACGACAAGCGGCGGGACGAAGTCAGTCCCGGGACGCCGAAGATGCTGCCGGCGTTTCCGGCGGAACTGCCGCGGAATCGGCTGGGGTTTGCGAAGTGGCTGCTGCTGCCGGAGCATCCGCTGACGTCGCGGGTGACGGTCAATCGGTTCTGGCAGGAGGTGTTTGGAACCGGTCTGGTGCGGACGACGGGGGACTTCGGAGTAGCGGGCGAACTTCCGTCGGATCCGGAGCTGCTGGACTGGCTGGCGATCGAGTTCCGCGAGAAGGGGTGGGACGTCAAGCAGTTGTTCCGGCTGATGGTGACCTCGGCGGCGTATCGGCAATCTGCCGCAGTCACACCCGATAAGCTGCAGCAGGATCCTTCGAACCGACTGCTGAGCCGGGGGCCGCGGTTCCGGATGGATGCAGAGATGGTTCGCGACTATGCCCTGGCGGCGAGCGGGCTGCTGGTGCAGAAGCTGGGGGGGCCGAGCGTGCGGCCGTATCAGCCGGATGGCGTGTGGGAAGCAGTGGCGATGCTGGGGAGCAATACGCGGGATTACCGGCGGGATACGGGAGAGGGGCTTTATCGGCGGAGCCTGTACACGTTCGTGAAGCGGGCGGCGCCGCCCGCTTCGATGGACATTTTCAATGCGACGGCGCGAGAAGTCTGTACGGTGCGGCGCGAGCGGACGAATACGCCGCTGCAGGCGCTGGTGACGCTGAACGATCCGCAGTTCGTGGAGGCGGCCCGGATTCTCGCTCAGAAGACGCTGAAGGAGGGCGGGGCCACGGAGGATGCGAAGCTGGACACGCTGGCGGAGCGGCTGCTGGCGCGTCCGCTGCGGGCGGAAGAGCGGCCGGTGGTGCGGCAGTCGCTGGGGGATCTGCTGGCGTACTATTCCGCGCATCCCGAAGAGGCGAAGCAGTTGCTGGCGGTCGGGGATGCGAAGGCGGACGAGACGCTGGATCCGGGCGTGCTGGCGGGTTGGACGATGTTGACGAATGAATTGTTGAATCTGGATGAAGTGCTCAACAAGTAG
- a CDS encoding DUF1501 domain-containing protein: MLNFDDLRTQMSRRLFCQQGGHLLGGAALATLMGQAARGEAGAGQAPRTHIPARAKHVIYLHMVGGPSQMDLYDYKPVMQEWFDKDLPDSVRMGQRLTTMTSGQTRFPIAPSKYKFAQQGECGMWVTEMLPWTSKVVDDMAFIRSMHTEAINHEPAISYMQTGNQITGRPCLGSWTSYGLGSLNEDLPTFVVLVAKPRNQEQVQAISARLWSSGYLSGEHAGVSFRSAGDPILYINNPAGVSSDVRRRTLDGLKSLNELEYQRLGDPETLTRIQQYELAYRMQSSVPELTDMSQETETTFNLYGEDAKKPGTFANTALLARRMVERGVRFVQVYHNNWDHHGNLVGRMKDQTADVDQACYGLITDLKQRGMLDDTLIIWGGEFGRTIYSQGGVSRENYGRDHHPRCFTMWMAGGGVKGGTIYGETDDFSYNIVKDPVHIHDFHATVLHLLGFDHERFTYRYQGLDQKLTGVEPCRVVQELIA; this comes from the coding sequence ATGCTCAACTTCGATGATCTTCGCACGCAGATGTCCCGGCGGTTGTTCTGTCAGCAGGGAGGCCACCTGCTCGGCGGGGCAGCGCTGGCGACTCTGATGGGGCAGGCTGCTCGGGGCGAAGCCGGCGCCGGTCAGGCGCCGCGAACGCATATTCCCGCCCGGGCCAAGCACGTCATCTATCTGCACATGGTCGGCGGGCCGTCGCAGATGGATCTGTACGACTATAAGCCGGTGATGCAGGAGTGGTTCGACAAGGATCTGCCGGACTCGGTCCGGATGGGCCAGCGGCTGACGACGATGACGTCCGGCCAGACGCGGTTTCCGATCGCACCGTCGAAGTACAAGTTCGCACAACAGGGCGAGTGCGGCATGTGGGTCACGGAGATGCTGCCGTGGACGTCGAAAGTCGTCGACGACATGGCGTTCATCCGCAGCATGCACACCGAGGCCATCAATCACGAGCCGGCGATCAGCTATATGCAGACCGGCAACCAGATCACCGGCCGGCCCTGCCTGGGCTCGTGGACGTCGTATGGGCTGGGGTCGCTGAACGAGGATCTGCCGACGTTCGTCGTGCTGGTTGCCAAGCCCCGAAATCAGGAACAGGTGCAGGCGATTTCGGCCCGGTTGTGGTCGTCGGGATATCTGTCGGGCGAGCACGCGGGGGTGTCGTTCCGCTCGGCGGGGGATCCAATTCTCTACATCAATAACCCCGCCGGCGTGTCGTCGGACGTCCGGCGGCGGACGCTGGACGGCCTCAAATCGCTCAACGAGCTGGAATATCAGCGGCTGGGGGACCCCGAGACGCTGACGCGGATTCAGCAGTACGAACTGGCGTACCGGATGCAGTCAAGCGTCCCCGAGCTGACGGACATGAGCCAGGAGACCGAGACGACGTTCAACCTCTACGGCGAAGACGCGAAGAAGCCGGGGACGTTCGCGAACACGGCTCTGCTGGCCCGCCGGATGGTGGAGCGGGGCGTGCGGTTCGTGCAGGTCTATCACAACAACTGGGACCACCACGGCAACCTTGTCGGCCGGATGAAAGACCAGACAGCGGACGTCGATCAGGCCTGTTACGGGCTGATTACCGACCTGAAACAGCGGGGGATGCTCGATGACACGCTGATCATCTGGGGCGGCGAGTTCGGCCGGACGATTTATTCGCAGGGGGGCGTGTCGCGCGAAAATTACGGTCGGGATCACCACCCGCGGTGCTTCACGATGTGGATGGCTGGCGGGGGCGTGAAGGGAGGGACGATCTACGGCGAGACGGACGATTTCAGCTACAACATCGTGAAGGACCCGGTGCATATCCACGATTTCCACGCCACCGTGCTGCACTTGCTGGGCTTCGATCACGAGCGGTTCACGTACCGCTACCAGGGGCTGGACCAGAAGCTGACCGGCGTGGAGCCGTGCCGGGTGGTGCAGGAGCTGATTGCGTGA
- a CDS encoding class I SAM-dependent methyltransferase, translating into MTTDYDRISQEYKQAKQAPWRIHVEQFTLFELIGDVRGKSVLDLACGEGFLSRELKARDARRVVGVDISQAMIDLARSQEQSAGQGIEYLVSDVKDLVLEEQFDLVVAGWLLNYARTPDELLEMCQSIARHLKPGGRFCTINNDFENPPSDVEKTRPHGFVRTAPEPIAEGDTITWTIFLPDRSFTIDNYYLSRPTHEKAFSAAGLKELKFHPPRLSPSAGEAGDETFWAAFLDHAPAAFLDATR; encoded by the coding sequence ATGACCACCGACTACGACCGGATTTCGCAGGAATACAAACAGGCCAAGCAGGCGCCGTGGCGGATTCACGTCGAGCAGTTCACGCTGTTCGAACTGATCGGCGACGTCAGAGGCAAGTCGGTCCTCGATCTCGCCTGCGGCGAGGGCTTTCTCTCGCGAGAACTGAAGGCCCGCGACGCGCGACGGGTGGTCGGCGTCGACATTTCACAGGCGATGATCGATCTGGCGCGAAGTCAGGAACAGTCCGCGGGCCAGGGGATCGAGTACCTCGTTTCGGATGTCAAAGACCTGGTGCTTGAAGAACAGTTCGACCTGGTCGTCGCGGGCTGGTTGCTCAACTATGCGCGGACGCCTGACGAGCTGCTGGAAATGTGCCAGTCGATTGCGCGTCACCTCAAGCCCGGCGGTCGGTTCTGCACGATCAACAACGACTTCGAGAACCCGCCGAGCGACGTCGAGAAAACGCGTCCGCATGGCTTCGTCCGCACGGCCCCGGAGCCGATCGCCGAAGGGGACACGATCACCTGGACCATCTTCCTCCCCGACCGGTCCTTCACGATTGATAACTACTATTTGAGCCGCCCGACGCACGAGAAAGCATTTTCCGCCGCCGGCCTGAAGGAACTGAAATTCCATCCGCCGCGGCTGAGTCCTTCCGCCGGTGAAGCTGGCGATGAGACGTTCTGGGCCGCCTTTCTGGACCACGCACCGGCGGCGTTTCTGGACGCCACTCGCTGA
- a CDS encoding VOC family protein: MGVQSVTPVLNVSSIGDSFAWFETLGWNRGFSWNQGGMIGSGAHALAANENGPASFGSVCSYHATIFLCHGGQGSRGTILPRFPGDDMTDGVWMSWWMESPADLDALHQTAVEHGMTVSCPPADKPWGVREFHLRHPDGHMFRVSAGLGGEA; encoded by the coding sequence ATGGGTGTGCAGAGCGTGACTCCGGTCCTCAACGTCTCCAGCATTGGCGACAGCTTCGCTTGGTTTGAAACGCTCGGTTGGAACCGCGGCTTCAGTTGGAATCAGGGAGGCATGATCGGCAGCGGCGCGCACGCCCTCGCCGCCAACGAAAACGGCCCGGCCAGCTTCGGCAGCGTCTGCTCATATCACGCCACGATCTTTCTCTGCCACGGCGGCCAGGGGTCGCGGGGAACGATCCTCCCCCGCTTTCCCGGCGACGACATGACTGACGGCGTCTGGATGAGCTGGTGGATGGAATCCCCGGCGGATCTCGACGCCCTGCATCAGACCGCCGTCGAGCACGGGATGACCGTGAGCTGTCCCCCCGCGGACAAACCGTGGGGCGTCCGAGAATTTCATCTTCGCCATCCCGACGGGCACATGTTCCGCGTCAGCGCCGGACTCGGTGGAGAAGCGTAA